The window CATCAGAATCATTTGTTTCTGGCAATCAGACTAAACTGGTCgcactgtatgtttttgattcactaaaaataactgGCTCATAACAGTCATTTATTTATAGGAATCAGACTACATCGGTCACATTGTAAgtatttgattcactaaaaattaaCCGGCTCATAAGAGTCCATTGTTCTTGAATTGGATATACTGttacatgttgttgttttttttggtcacCCAAGAGCACAGTTCAGTAGAAACTACATGGTATTTTATAGCTTCACTGTCAGTACAGACTTCAAactaataatcatttaaataaaggtTGCTCTTAAAGGTTGACccaaaaattttgtcatcatttactaactctcacgttgttccaaacctgtataagtctctttcttatgttgaacaccatagaagatattttgaagaaccaaacagttgttggtccccattgacttccataatagggaaagaaatactatgaaagtcaatgggaagattaactgtttgattaccagcgttcttcaaaatatcttgacgtaagaaagaaactcgtacaggtttggaacaacatgagggcgagtaaatgatgacaagatTTGGGTCATatttgggttaactatccctttaattggaAAAATGCAATCATACTTGATATATAATCACGCTACCTACCACATGGTGAGGAACTAGTCTAATATTCTGTACACTTCACAGAGGCCATCGTGACAGTGGACGTGACCCCCGATCGTTCTGTTCCTCTGGCTTCCCAAAGCCTGAAGCTCACCTGTAGTGTGAAGGGACACTACAACAGACTCCAGTGGCTTAAAAACAACCAGAATTTCCTGCCATCAGACAGAGTTACATTTTCAGCAGATAACACCACTGTGACCTTCAAAGCCTTGCAGACTGCTGATGACGGGAGATACCAGTGCGTAGCTTCGAACGCAGTGAACCAGCACACCAGTCAACCATACGATCTTGCGGTCATCTGTGAGtaatataaaacatgtttaaattaCTTTGATATAAATCTGACTTCAAGAGACTTTGATTTTGCATGAACTAAAGCTCTGTGTGTTTATTGGGCAGTTGGACCACAGAGTGTGCAGATCATTGTACGCCCTGGGATTCCCCCCGTCCTGACATGTCTGGCAGTGTCTCAGCCGCCAGCTGTGTATCACTGGATCCTCGAAAACAACACAGTAGTAGGAAATTATTCCTCCATAGTACTTCCCATAAGCTCTATTTTGGGCAGCAATTACACCTGTGTGGCCAAAAACCCTTTGACCAATGTGACGGTCTACACCAGCCAAGTTGTCAATCGTGAGCATTAGCCCAAATTCACATACAACAATtaacatgcaaaataaaagttaactgatcagaaaatgcattttcatgCCGCGTTTTTTTGAAGTAACCTAATAACAGATCATCATTTCCTCTGTCTTTACCCCAGACCCCAACGCTGCTGTCAGTGTCCAGGCGAGTGTGATGGTGACGGCTCTGCTCGTTCTGCTGATCCCTGTGCTGGATGAATGGCTCTAATACTGATATTGCTGTAAACATGCCATCTGTCTTTGAGGCCTGTATGTGGATTGAATGAGGCTTGTGGGTACATTTATCACTTAAAAACAGCAAGAAAAAACCCGCACTGGCAAGATCATTCAGCCCAGATTAGTTGAACTGCttcttaattttaaaacatatttaaacatcATGTAAAGACAAGTATGAGCATTTATTAACCAAACACTCTTTTGGCAAGtgcaaagtaaaataaaacaaaaaaacattttaacagtcatacattttaattaatccTACTACATTATTtgcctatatatttattttctaaacacTGTatctttgatatatttattactATCATTAATTGGACAGTAATTTTAGACATGAATGCTATACTGTAATTAAATCTGCTGAAATTAATAAAGGCTGGCTTATTTTCTAATTTGTAGCTCTGGTTTTAAATCTCTATCTTGAAAAGCTAACATGCTCCAAATTCAGGCAAATATAGGCAAATTACATATCCGAATGACCAATTATCCAAATTACCTTTCTGTTTGCTTCCCAAATGTGACTCTCTGTGACCTTTTCTTTTAGAAATATCATATGCCTTCTATGTGATTATTTccaaattataaatgcattttacagtTATTTAAGAGATCAAAACGTGAAATGATATACACTTTATTTATAGACCAAATAAAAGTAAACTATTCAAAtgaatttctctttttttatttttaaatgcacttgCATGTCTTTTTCcagtatgtacttttttttccaATTGTAAAACATGAATGTAGAACATTGACTAGTATAAATGTTAATGAATATAAAAGATACAAAAATAGTCCAGTATACACTACTTAAGAAGTGGTGTGATATTATAAGTACATGTTTAAAATTATGGGGGTTAATAGTTTGTGAGTATAGTGACTGAGAGTTAAATCGGCATACTGAAGCCTTTTTTCTCCTTCCTATTTCCTCCAATCAGCtgttgacattttttaaatgtcgaAATCCCCTTCTTTAGGCACAAAGCTTTCTGCTCTTTACTGAGGattcctgaaaataaaacaaaagagatgtatttatgtattataacTTCCAGAAAAGCTATTATTTTAAAAGCTTTCTTTTGACTCAGAGTTTCATGCTGTTTAACATAACAAACAAAAGCATCTGGGTAAATACAGGTTTCATGACTCACTATATTGACGTTGCAGCTCACAAGGACAGTTGTTCTGCTCCAGTGCATTTCTTCTACCTATGGAAAACAACACATCAATCCAACTGTCTAGGACTCTTTCATTTTATACAGTagatacttttaaaaactttacaAAGCACTACATATGGGCAGCACATATAGTTAGAGAATTTCTGAACCAAAACCTACATCGCCACACTTTAAGAAGCACAACAAGTGTTTTCTATGGAATTGCAAGGatcatcagttaatatttattaagGTATAAGAAAATATCTGTGATTTTGGGTTCCTACTAGTATGTTGTGATTCAtcgaaatgttatttttaaaaataatttgttgccATGGTTTCCTCTCTTATGTAGGTTTCAAAAAATGCAACTTTCTGTAACCTTTTGCATAGAGAAAGCGTACTATCATCGCTTACCAGTGCAGTTGCATGTCTTGCCCTGTTGCCTGGATATGACTTGACCTTTGACCGCTGGAGATTTATTTGAATTTCCAAGCGGAGGTTGTGCTGCAATAAAGAAGTATATAGAAACATCAAAACgtcatataaattatacatagaattttacttctttaaaacaacatttattaaaatgtattatattacaggatttaacagtaatataacaggtaaaatgttgttttgtaaCATGACAGCAAACtaacacaatataaaaataacacaaaacacTTACAGCAGAAAATGACATAACATGGCGTAAATGtattcataaatgttttttaccTTGACAGTGGATGTTAGTGGCAATCACCACAGCAAAGACCAGCAGAAGCAACTGGAAGTTCATTGTTATCAGCAGCGCTTAGTCAGAAAATGAGAAACGTCGTCTAAAAGATTGCTTTTAAGTCTTCAAGACTCCTGCTTTTCAAGAGAACTCTGCGTTCAAATCTAGGGTTACACAGTATTTATATGacaaagctctgatttctgGGGCTCAAAAGCCACATCTGATTATGCCCCAACTTGTTGGATAGAATTTTAGAAATGAAGTGTGAATGAAAAGTTGACAACATATCTCATTTACTGGGAAGTGCCAAGATTTGTGATGAGGGCTGCATGCAATTTGGGAAAAGAAAGCCATTATTTTGCCTCCTTTGTAATTCAAACTTTGATATGACCCCtcacagatttttttgtttgttttttttgaattCTTACCATATCACATTTATAACTCAGTTTAGTTAAGTTCAAAGGAGACCTATTTGGTCCAGTGCCAAATGTTCTGCATTTGAGTATTTTATGGGAATCCATAGTTCAAGTTTCACTAAACCTTAGAAGAAATAAATTGTTCTTTCTCTAGTCTAATAACATACTATTCGGTTACTGATGTGGCAACAGTAATATGTCATGTTAAAAACATGATGGATGTTTTTGAGAACAAGAAGACCCTGGGTCAATGATGCACAACTCAGGACCAAAAAAATTCCTTAACAGCTAAATGATATCAAGCATGCACTCCATAATCAATCTTGTATTCACTCAGATTCATTAAACTGAAAAGACATGGTGGTCTCACTAAAAGTATCGTATAACTGCTGAacgaaaatgaaaaaaacatctcGTCTTGGTCAAGAGTTCTAAACTCAACCCAACTGAGATGCATTGGCATTACTAAGAATatggctgaaataaaacagttttattaaaaagaatgGTACAAAATTGCTGTGCAGGTATGATTCACATTTGTAGAAAAATGTGGCGGTTTTGATATGAAACCGTATTGTGTTAAGCAGACTGCGAATATCAGTTCAAAGTTATGCAGAAATATAAGTGTCTTGAAGTGGGCTTTCATATTAGATGGAATGAAATCAGATTCTACCTGTAAATCTACCTGTCACATGCTGACATGTTGTGCTCGACATTTGAGTTAATAAAACTTCTAAAAAGAACTAAAATTCAGATGGGTTGTCTTGACACTCACTGATTTACAGAGATCCTGGAACTGTAATTCCATCTTTAACAGGCTGAATCACTCAGCATGATCTCATGTGTCACCTAACACTTTTTTTGTGTACACCATAACATGTCCCAGCCGGGTGTTTTGCAATGCTTATCAGATTGTAGGTGCCAAGAGGCATTTAACAGTACTTGCGCAGTGACACATGACTTCAGTTCACACAGCTCAAGGAGACCTGTCGGTGTCAGACTGACAGCCACTGAAGAATGTTTTCTGATAGCAACTGTTGTTAGATACACACATgattaaagtcatttataagcACATTTTTAATATCTAAATTGAATTCATCTTGATATTTGTTATGGCTAGTTGAGGCTGTAAAATGTCATGCCCCCCCAAAAAATTACATATGAATTGTTTTTctaaacattaaattgatcaaagtcACAGTAAAAACATAATGCCACAATTTCTCTTTCAAATATTCTTTTTTCccaaacattcttttaaaacttttcaacaaagaatcctgaaatgtaaaacaatgcacaactgttttctacattGATAGATATTTCTCGAGAAACAtcaaaaattatttctgaagaatcatgtgaaactgaagatgataatatttaataaatattaaaaag is drawn from Onychostoma macrolepis isolate SWU-2019 chromosome 16, ASM1243209v1, whole genome shotgun sequence and contains these coding sequences:
- the zgc:158701 gene encoding uncharacterized protein zgc:158701; amino-acid sequence: MNFQLLLLVFAVVIATNIHCQAQPPLGNSNKSPAVKGQVISRQQGKTCNCTGRRNALEQNNCPCELQRQYRILSKEQKALCLKKGISTFKKCQQLIGGNRKEKKGFSMPI